TGCTTTATCTCATCGATTGTGGCAGCGGTGAACGGGCCATTGACTTTGCCAAAGAGTATCGCTCCAGTTGGCTAGGCATTGCTGTAATGAGTGCGTTTGCCTGTTGCAACGGCGACACTTGGAGCAGCGAACTGGGCAGCGTGCTCTCCTCGCGGGATCCCGTCTCCATCATCAGTTGGCGTCGGGTGCCACGTGGCACCAATGGCGGCGTCTCGCTCATTGGAATCGCTGTCAGTTTGCTGGGCGGCTTACTCGTTGGATTCGGCTATTTTGTAACTGTGCGCTATTCTGTGGATGCCAAAATGCTGTTGGTTAGTCCACCGCAATGGCCCATCATTTTGTTTGGTGGCTTGGCTGGACTCTTTGGCTCACTGTTGGACTCTTTACTTGGCGGCATGCTGCAATACTCGGGCATCAATGCGCAGGGCAAGATTGTGGATGCGCCCGGCAAGGGAGTGCGTCATGTGAGCGGATTGCGCATTCTGGACAATCACAGCGTCAATCTCATCTCCAGCATTGTTATGGGCGTCACCATGCCGTTGCTGGCACTCAAGTTTTGGCCTGTGCGCTAATTGGGCGACACTTTCAGTTAACATGAATGGACTTTAATGCAATGCAAACGATAGACTCGAACCACTCAACAACgattaaatcaaattgcaacACTCGCAAACTATTTACTAAAACATTAGACTAAGTCATCGCATCTTGTatctaaacaaacaaacattaatACCTTCTAACATTCTCATGTCTGTGTGATGAAACGCTTCAGCTGTAGTTTGATCACAGATCCTTAGCTCAGCTGAAGTGTCGCCTCTATAATAATTGTTCCATCTTTAATATACTTCAAGTATATcatttgttttcgatttgttttgttttgctgtaaCACTCGAGTGACctatgaaattgaattatgtttTGTACATCAATTatagcacacacactttaTTAATCCTTCTGCACTTTAACtcttttcaacttttgcaATTCAATGTTGCGCAACAGGTTATTGGAGAAGGCACGCAACATCTCACTAGAAGGTGTTGCTGCAGCCTGACTGGCAGGCTTTGCAAAGCCAATGGAGAATTTGATCATCAGATCACCAATGGGAGAGTTGACAAATTGTGAACCTGTCGAGATGGTCTTGAAGATGATGCGACGCTTGTGCTGATAGATTTGCGGATCGTGCGGCAAACTGTTGTTCAGATTGGGATTCGGCTTGGATTGGGGACGTTGCTTTTGATTAGAGGAGGAGGTAGAAGCAGGAGCTGCAGTTGTGCTACTTGTCAGCTCTGGACTCACTGTTGTCGATGTCACTTTCGATTGCTGCTCAGTCTTCGAGCGGGTTGTGCGCGGCAATGCAGTTGTGGTGCGTCTGCGCTGAGGTCTTCTtgtggagctggagctgctgGCTGGCTTCGAAGTAGGgattggctgctgctgcacttggtAGTTCGTTTCTGGCAGCTGCTCctctgcagttgctgctgcatctgGTTTCTCTGCATCGATGTCACCTTGCTCGGATTCTGGCACCGTCTCATCCACATAATCGTCATCTGCTTCCGCTTCATTGTTGCTGGTGAAAAGCGGTTTATTCGGTGGCTGTTGCAGCCGCTGGCGCTTAGTCTTATCGTCCGCGTAGATGGGCACATCAGGTCCGGTTGCAGCGAGAACTTGCTCCATCTGCTTCTGCAGTATTTCATAGAGCGGTGCATTCTGCTCGTCGTCCAGCAGCTCGACAGGTTCATTGGGCACAAATTGATTGTTCACATAGGCGCTGCGGCCATCCAAGTCGTCGTCTACGTCCAGCGCATCCTGATCCTCTTTGAGCACGCGCCTCCACAATGGAGTTATCTGGTGGTGCATGAGTAACCACATCTGCAGTGGGTAATCCTTCTATGCCGAGCAGCACTGTAAAGgatttattttactatatgGATCTGTCTTTAAACTCTGCTCAACTCACCTCCGCTTAGCAGCAGGATCAGGCCAAAGGTTCCAGTTGCGCTTGGCATTGCAGTCGTTTGGCTTCTGTGTGCAGTTGTCGCATTTGTTGCATCTTTTATACCACGTTGCATCCACCGGCTGATGTTGCCACATCCCACACACGCAATCAACAGTGTTTAGTGCTTCAGTTAagttctttcgttttttttttattattatgatttgtGCCCTATTGAATTACTTATCCGATCTGTTGTCGGCCATCAGCCCATTGAACTTAAGTATATAGAACTTGTTTCACAGTTCAATGAACTATTCAGATGATGTTGTTAAACTATTGTGGATAGTAGATGGCCAGGTCCGTTGCTGTCTCCAATCTCTCAAGGGACTTGTTGCAACGCCCACAGTTGGTTGAGAAGATTTCTCCATTGTTGAAGCACGTTTGAGTGCAATTTAacatcatttttattatcaagCATAAAATAGATAacattttctacaaatttatttcttcattTGCTTTATGCTTTATGAATGAGATACGTCCCTGTTAAACTACAGTATAATTTTATAGTAGTTTTCGTTTGGCTTTGAATTCTAAATAGTTCGATAAAATGTagcacaatttgtttttaccTCATTAGGAGGAACATCCTATGAGCTTCTGGATGAGAAGAGACCTATTTCTACAATACTTAAATTCTCAATTTACAATTATCACGAGATGTATAGATaaacttattttcaaaataaagaaCGAAAATCAGTAACTCTCCAGCGAGTGAAGTCCGCTTGCtttttaagtattaaataatgaacaGTTTAGAAAAATTACGTATCTGATTATACCtagttttatttaagaaaaaaaagtaaatcaaacgagttaatgcaaattttaaattctaatttcgggaaaatttatttttttttgagaatttgtattttgtaagcTTCTATTGCATTTAGCGTAATATAATGAATACAGGGACAAGATTGTTTTGGttacaattttgtataaacatgataaatatttaaatcacgATATGTACGCTTTGAACATAAACAACTGAAGCTAAGATTATTAATCTCTTCCGGAGCATTTGCTAGTGTGTTACTTCATACGATATTTTGGAAGATTGATAACTcagaaaactttttttttgtattttcttttattgtgagcttgttttgttgttaaataaataaataaataattagccTAAAACGTAATTTTAAGATACCACATATTTGAGTTTATCCTTTTCGGATTCCAAAGGCTTTGCAACCGCTGCAACTGGAGCCTTGATTGCCTGATTTTGGATAGCTAAGGGCTTTGCAACGATCTGTGCCAGAGTTTCAGCTGTCTTCTTCACTGGGATCGGGGGCAGGGCAACAGCTTCAGGAGCCAAAAGAACAGGGACAGCTACGGGGTTGGGTACAGGCACAACTACGGGGCTGGGCACTGGCATAGTGACTGGCTTAACTTCTAGAGGCAAGGCAATTGGTTCGACTTTCTCCACTTTCTGCTTGTGCTTCTTCTTGTCTTCCTTTTGCTCCTCGCTGCTCTCATTGCTATCCTTGTCCTTgtccttctctttctccttctcaGCCTCGGCAGCAACTGTGGCAGCATCACGGAAGTAAGGGGAACATCTGAACTTCTTCTCGGTATATGCAGTTTCCTTGGGATACGTTTTCTGGCACTCCTCGTAAGGAAGTTCTGTCCACAAGCCATGAGTGCGACACTTGGCCACATTCAGCTTGCATTTGTTGTAGAACACAGCAATTTCGTTGGGTGTCTTGCCACAGATGGGTTCATAGAGCTCTTCCGCACAATCATCGTCGCACAAATAACCCTCGCTCAAGGCATGAGCTGGACTATTGATGCTGCCCGAGTTGCTGAGCTGTTGGCAACCGGCTTTGCCGGCTTCACAGCTGAACCAGGCAATGGGAATGGCCAAGTATGGAGGACTCTGGCGAGTCTTACCTTCCTTGGCGGCGAGTGGGGAGAAGGTGCGCTTCACATAGTAGCCATGCTCCTCGGTGGACACCTGAGAGTTGGGACCGCTCAGATCCGATGAGGTGGACCATTTGGTCTTTGTCTTCGATCTATGCGAATCGTGATGATCGTTGCCCTTGTGCTTGCGACGCTTTGCCTCAATGGAGGCTGGTTGCAGAAGCAGCAAACTTGCCACTGAAAAATACAGTTAAGAATTGAGAATTGCTGAGGCCAGTGAATGTGGCAAGAGAATGCGAGTTACCTACGATGCAGGCAACCTGATATGGTCTCATCTTTCTTTTCTTAGCTTGACTTTCTTTTTGGGGAGCGATCTTAACAGCTGCTCGTTGCGAGTCCAACTGATCGCATCTGGTTGGGCGAGGTGGCTTAAGTATCTCTCTGCTTTGGACGGGGGAATTCTTTTTCCTTTACCGGTTTTCTTGGTAATCTTTCAaaagttgtttatttacttcttCTGCGTCTTTTTCTACACTTGGTGCTACTTTAGCTGTATCTCTGTTTGACCGCAAGGAAAGTATGCAAAGttgctctttttattttttatttgtttatttttcttttttttcttcttactTTGGTGAAATTTTTTATGCAAACTCATGTGCTCTTCATTTATCAGCGAGCGACATGCGAGCGTATACCCTTTTACTCTGTGCCTGATACTCAGATACTCATCTAGAATGTCGGCTGCTGGAActggttgctggctgctggctgcttaACACCTTACCCACCTTACTCTACCCACCTACCTGCCTGCCCACCCATCCATCTTTCTACCTTCCCTGTCCATCTGCTTGATCCCAGCGAAGCGCAGCACAGCTCAGCTTTGCGTCTAAAGCCGGTTTCGAATTGGGTCAATCTGAAAGGTTTACTGATCTCGTTTTATGGGCCCCTACAATTCTTTTTGTGGCCTTAGGAGGCTTTAGTTAACCCACAagtatctctctttctctcttcaaCTCATCATAGTTGTTGTTCAATCAATCTGCTTGTTATCACCAAGCAGAAGTTGTTATTCTTCTATTGAGATTTCCATTCTCGCTTGTACTCGTAATTGCTGTTCTAATTACACGTCTTTTGTGGATTAACTTGAAATGTAATCTTTAATTTGTCTGCCTGATTACGGATCTTTGATTACTGACCCACTTCAGTACCACGGAATAACTTTCTAAGTGAAGTTCCAAATGGAAATGGATTTTACTGcctgcattttaaatacaaaacttaATTCATATTGTTGCGAGTGATTCCCGGAACAGATCATCAAAACAAGCGTGATTTGcattaaagttgaaaagaaatgCTGGAACATTACAGCTTAATCTTAGATCTCAAGATTAATAGAAGGTAACTTTCTTATTCTTCGAGTGACaatcttgttttatttaataaattattctgTTGTtatgtaataattatttttattttaatgtcaaAGCTAAGATATCAAGCTTGTTTTACAATAAATCTTGTTCTTTTATAAAGTGAAAGAATTTGTGTTTGTAGAGATTTTGATGAAagatattttttcattatattatattttgttcttctcgaaataagaaattgtttttcaatttgttgatagaaacttttaataacatacaatatttataagctATAAACAATAACTAAAGTCATCACtagatatttataatttattgcgTCGAAAAGATTTTTGctgaaaagtaatttaatctttttgttttgctctaaATAAggaattatttttacattttatatattgattttacttgaaaacatatgcaaaataattttaatgaataacaaaaaaatgccaagGTGCTATAgatagcatttttttttaccaacATAAGAAGTTGTCTTTATTTTGTGATGCAAATTTGGTCTATTTTTTATTCCAGAAATTCgaataaagtgaaaatttaTCCTCTGTTTTATTTGGTAATTATTTAGAGTATTTATATGAGAGACAAATGCAAAACGCGTAGAAAGTTGGGAACTATGCATTTTGACTAATTCTTTTGAACTGATTAATATGTAAGgatattaatttaaagttaggctataatttatttaagattatCATCTGTTAATTGTTAACAATCATATGCTCTTTACTGCTTTCTCTGAAGTCCCTCAAACATATCAATATGATTCATTTATACGCGTGATCAGCTATTGTAATCAGTTGGGTTTGATTTTCGTATTAAGCCACATTATGGAAAAGTTTTCGAGTTTCCGAAATGCAATAGAAAGTGCCCACTGATGACGCAGCATTCAAATctaaattcaatattcaataaaatgtatCGTTTGTATCGTGTGGTGTGGGATCCACAAAAGTGGACGCTAATTATTACATAATTATGTTAAGTGTGCGCAGAGAGCAATGACTGATTgccaaaagaaatttaatcaGTCAATTAAGTGCGTCAGCCGAAAAGTAAGAAAAATCCCTTTTGTTGTATACCTTATGGAACCTaaacatatttgcatataGCTCCCCACTTTGATGAGGGGAAGGAAAGTGGAATTGGAGACTGCCCTCGTAACGCCCGCGACTGGCAAATGAGTGTTAATGTTTTAGCCAAACAAACGCGACAGACGAGGAGGAATAACAGAGGGCCAAGAGTTGGGCATAAATAAACAGATTTATGAAAGAAGTGACCAGAAAccgaattttaaataaatgatttcggtttcttttgtgtattgtgtgtgtgagtagaAGAAAACGAGGTAAACAAAAGATGTAAAAAGAAAGAGcttgagactgagactgagacagagactgagagcTGAGAGTTGCAGTAAAAGCGGTTGCTTTAGATACGATATTGCTCAGTGTGAAGACCAGACCAGATCGCCTCTCCAGTGGCGTTAGAGCTCGCTCAGCGGCTCGTGGCTCATTCGCCTTGTTTCATGTTTACTTTCATTTCgactgtcgttgtcgttgctataaaaagcgaaagcaaagcGCTGGATTCGCTCATAAAGACCGCAAAACTGCAAAAGTCAACTCTGTGCCCCGCACATTGTCCACACTCGACGTAGCACTCAAGGATTTGCCATTCAACATGGTCAAGCACATTTACCTCACACTGGGTAAATTCTTCGATATACGCTTTTCTAATTCctttaatattgaatatccatttccatttttgcagctgctttgcTCATCATGGCCTTGGCCGTGAGCTCAGCTCCCACTAATATGGAGCATGAGGTGGAGGCTGTTAAGGACAGCGATTTGGTTGTCTTGCGTAAAACGCGAGCGGAAAGCTCGAGCGTGGAGAGCGATGAGGAAgccgacgacgatgatgatgatgaggcaGAGCAAAAGAACGATTCGGCTgctgacgatgatgaggaagaggatga
This is a stretch of genomic DNA from Drosophila albomicans strain 15112-1751.03 chromosome 3, ASM965048v2, whole genome shotgun sequence. It encodes these proteins:
- the LOC117570695 gene encoding transmembrane protein 19, with protein sequence MNGDWMPLLFCGLSIPISLFMWLGNVAFSKFWSAGFEEPAVIPPTRWLFSTLAPLALMTVALRRRSVSKSGAALGIIVAFTLSIASHPFFASLVVFFFSSSRATKFRAQLKRKFEHDFKEGEGQRNWVQVLCNGGMATQLALLYLIDCGSGERAIDFAKEYRSSWLGIAVMSAFACCNGDTWSSELGSVLSSRDPVSIISWRRVPRGTNGGVSLIGIAVSLLGGLLVGFGYFVTVRYSVDAKMLLVSPPQWPIILFGGLAGLFGSLLDSLLGGMLQYSGINAQGKIVDAPGKGVRHVSGLRILDNHSVNLISSIVMGVTMPLLALKFWPVR
- the LOC117566540 gene encoding uncharacterized protein LOC117566540, which translates into the protein MWLLMHHQITPLWRRVLKEDQDALDVDDDLDGRSAYVNNQFVPNEPVELLDDEQNAPLYEILQKQMEQVLAATGPDVPIYADDKTKRQRLQQPPNKPLFTSNNEAEADDDYVDETVPESEQGDIDAEKPDAAATAEEQLPETNYQVQQQPIPTSKPASSSSSTRRPQRRRTTTALPRTTRSKTEQQSKVTSTTVSPELTSSTTAAPASTSSSNQKQRPQSKPNPNLNNSLPHDPQIYQHKRRIIFKTISTGSQFVNSPIGDLMIKFSIGFAKPASQAAATPSSEMLRAFSNNLLRNIELQKLKRVKVQKD
- the LOC117569570 gene encoding uncharacterized protein LOC117569570, whose product is MRPYQVACIVVASLLLLQPASIEAKRRKHKGNDHHDSHRSKTKTKWSTSSDLSGPNSQVSTEEHGYYVKRTFSPLAAKEGKTRQSPPYLAIPIAWFSCEAGKAGCQQLSNSGSINSPAHALSEGYLCDDDCAEELYEPICGKTPNEIAVFYNKCKLNVAKCRTHGLWTELPYEECQKTYPKETAYTEKKFRCSPYFRDAATVAAEAEKEKEKDKDKDSNESSEEQKEDKKKHKQKVEKVEPIALPLEVKPVTMPVPSPVVVPVPNPVAVPVLLAPEAVALPPIPVKKTAETLAQIVAKPLAIQNQAIKAPVAAVAKPLESEKDKLKYVVS